One genomic window of Gossypium hirsutum isolate 1008001.06 chromosome D11, Gossypium_hirsutum_v2.1, whole genome shotgun sequence includes the following:
- the LOC107912553 gene encoding ethylene-responsive transcription factor-like protein At4g13040: MVSLRRRKLLGLCSGRSSFLTPLPRAFASGNIPENSSHNAKSVSAHPLPSDFINHVHGKSIAKVDFASPNVSGSGSSKEHHSQPFPGQPIKRRKRHRRKHLQNQEQCLMRGVYFKNMKWQAAIKVDKKQIHLGTVGSQEEAARLYDRAAFMCGREPNIELPEEEKQELRKFKWDEFLAYTRRSITNKKYKRRLEVEAQKRPVSATANDEWDTKQVVRNSFSASEEMGPDSSAS, translated from the exons ATGGTGAGCTTACGCAGACGCAAGCTCCTGGGACTCTGCTCTG GGAGGAGTTCCTTTTTGACTCCACTTCCTAGAGCTTTTGCTAGTGGAAATATACCTGAGAATTCTAGTCATAATGCGAAATCAGTCAGTGCGCATCCCTTGCCCTCAGATTTCATCAATCACGTGCATGGG AAAAGCATTGCTAAGGTTGACTTTGCATCACCAAATGTTTCTGGCTCTGGTTCATCAAAAGAGCATCATAGTCAACCTTTTCCAG GGCAACCAATCAAACGCAGAAAGCGACACAGGAGGAAGCATCTTCAAAACCAAGAACAATGTCTGATGAGGGGTGTATACTTCAAAAATATGAAATGGCAGGCAGCAATAAAAGTTGACAAGAAACAGATTCACTTAGGGACAGTTGGTTCGCAAGAAGAAGCTGCTCGTTTATATGACAG AGCTGCATTCATGTGTGGAAGGGAGCCGAACATTGAGCTTCCCGAGGAGGAAAAGCAAGAGCTTAGGAAATTCAAGTGGGACGAGTTTTTGGCATATACTCGACGTTCAATTACCAATAAAA AATACAAGCGAAGGCTCGAGGTTGAAGCACAGAAGAGGCCTGTGTCCGCAACAGCGAACGATGAGTGGGACACCAAACAAGTTGTCAGGAATAGCTTCTCAGCTTCAGAAGAGATGGGACCAGACTCTTCAGCCTCATGA